The Streptomyces sp. NBC_01268 genome window below encodes:
- a CDS encoding SpoIIE family protein phosphatase, whose translation MTEDERSARGGGEIGPTERLAMNRTGSFDWDLDTGTIDVDDAGLLVFGVAADSFDGRPATLVRGLDPEERSRLDAVIRRAITSGETSYTAHVRLERADGTPQWTHVQARILRRDGRMAYRIVGIVRDATAEVTHSAFLLELEKRREVQTSIVERTTHALSRAVTVDDVTAALTGPGGLARLGADGLALGLVENDSLNIIALSGESLEVFDDFRIRRLDEGLPMAETVLSGRPRFVPAFTSLGQDFPELAPYVSRMPFKSACYLPLIAQARKLGGLALFYRRRSTFNADERNLLLGLAAIVSQSLQRAILFDEERELATGLQATMLPRRIPVITGGEIAVRYHAAWSGRQVGGDWYDVIPLPRGRVGIVVGDVQGHDTHAAAIMGQLRIALRAYAGEGHAPSTVLARASRFLAELDTNRFATCTYAQVDLAGGTVRGVRAGHLGPLIRHTDGRVGRPKLRGGLPLGLATVFGDEEFPETRLDLVPGETLVLYTDGLVEQPGTDIEAGLSALADAVGSGPPQAEALADHLSEQLWERWGSGDDVALLVLRRSPDPGTPRAPRIHQYIHQADPQGLSDARAAVGQALVDWGMPELADDAELLTGELLVNVLLHTEGGAVLTLEVLPEPVRRVRLSVQDRSSAWPRRRTPGEAATSGRGLLLMDALASRWGVEPRGEGKAVWCEIGPAPAAGPAG comes from the coding sequence ATGACCGAAGACGAACGCAGCGCGCGCGGCGGCGGCGAGATCGGGCCGACCGAGCGTCTCGCCATGAACCGCACCGGCAGCTTCGACTGGGATCTCGACACCGGCACCATCGACGTCGACGACGCGGGGCTGCTGGTCTTCGGGGTCGCCGCGGACTCGTTCGACGGGCGGCCCGCGACGCTGGTGCGCGGGCTCGACCCGGAGGAGCGGTCCCGGCTCGACGCGGTGATCCGGCGGGCGATCACCAGCGGGGAGACCTCGTACACCGCGCACGTACGGCTCGAACGGGCCGACGGGACACCCCAATGGACGCATGTGCAGGCGCGGATCCTGCGCCGGGACGGGCGCATGGCGTACCGGATCGTCGGGATCGTGCGGGACGCCACGGCCGAGGTGACGCATTCGGCGTTCCTCCTGGAGCTGGAGAAGCGCCGCGAGGTGCAGACGTCGATCGTGGAGCGGACGACGCACGCGCTGTCGCGGGCGGTCACGGTGGACGACGTGACGGCGGCGCTCACCGGCCCCGGTGGGCTGGCGCGGCTCGGCGCGGACGGGTTGGCCCTCGGGCTGGTGGAGAACGACTCCCTCAACATCATCGCGCTGTCCGGGGAGTCGCTGGAGGTCTTCGACGACTTCCGGATCCGGCGCCTGGACGAGGGGCTGCCGATGGCGGAGACGGTGCTGAGCGGCCGCCCGCGGTTCGTCCCCGCCTTCACGTCGCTGGGGCAGGACTTTCCGGAGCTGGCGCCGTACGTGAGCCGGATGCCGTTCAAGTCGGCCTGCTATCTGCCGCTGATCGCGCAGGCCCGCAAGCTGGGCGGGCTCGCGCTGTTCTACCGGCGCCGGAGCACGTTCAACGCGGACGAGCGCAATCTGCTGCTGGGCCTGGCGGCGATCGTGTCGCAGTCGCTGCAGCGGGCGATCCTGTTCGACGAGGAGCGGGAGCTGGCGACGGGTCTGCAGGCGACGATGCTGCCGCGCCGGATCCCGGTGATCACCGGCGGCGAGATCGCGGTGCGCTATCACGCGGCGTGGAGCGGCCGGCAGGTCGGCGGCGACTGGTACGACGTGATCCCGCTGCCGCGCGGGCGGGTCGGGATCGTGGTGGGCGACGTCCAGGGCCATGACACGCACGCGGCCGCGATCATGGGACAGCTGCGGATCGCGCTGCGGGCGTACGCGGGTGAGGGGCACGCCCCGTCCACGGTGCTGGCCCGGGCCTCCCGCTTCCTCGCCGAGCTGGACACGAACCGCTTCGCGACCTGTACGTACGCCCAGGTGGATCTGGCCGGGGGCACGGTGCGCGGGGTGCGGGCAGGGCATCTGGGGCCGTTGATCCGGCACACGGACGGGCGGGTGGGCCGGCCGAAGCTGCGGGGCGGGCTGCCGCTGGGGCTCGCGACGGTGTTCGGGGACGAGGAGTTCCCGGAGACCCGGCTCGACCTGGTGCCGGGCGAGACGCTGGTGCTGTACACGGACGGTCTGGTCGAGCAGCCGGGCACGGACATCGAGGCGGGCCTGTCGGCGCTGGCCGACGCGGTGGGCAGCGGACCGCCGCAGGCGGAGGCGCTGGCCGACCACCTCTCCGAGCAGCTGTGGGAGCGCTGGGGTTCGGGGGACGACGTCGCGCTGCTCGTGCTGCGGCGCAGTCCGGACCCGGGCACGCCGCGGGCGCCGCGCATCCACCAGTACATCCACCAGGCCGACCCGCAGGGCCTGTCGGACGCGCGGGCCGCGGTGGGCCAGGCGCTGGTGGACTGGGGCATGCCCGAACTCGCCGACGACGCGGAGCTGTTGACGGGCGAGCTGCTGGTGAACGTGCTGCTGCACACCGAGGGAGGCGCGGTCCTCACCCTGGAGGTGCTGCCGGAGCCGGTGCGGCGGGTCCGCCTGTCGGTGCAGGACCGGTCGAGCGCGTGGCCGCGGCGGCGCACCCC